Proteins encoded in a region of the Quercus lobata isolate SW786 chromosome 8, ValleyOak3.0 Primary Assembly, whole genome shotgun sequence genome:
- the LOC115955296 gene encoding probable sugar phosphate/phosphate translocator At1g06470, producing MLFGGTLAFFMVLTEYILVSVTSAVTVTIAGVVKEAVTIAVAVFYFHDEFTWLKGAGLFTIMIGVSLFNWYKYQKLKKGKNSEDDSVGPLTANVSAKYVIIEEDEHDDGA from the exons ATGCTTTTTGGTGGAACACTTGCCTTTTTTATG GTATTGACAGAATACATTCTTGTCTCAGTAACTAGTGCTGTCACAGTAACAATAGCAGGTGTTGTCAAGGAGGCTGTCACTATAGCG GTTGCAGTCTTCTACTTCCATGATGAATTTACCTGGTTGAAAGGTGCTGGCCTTTTCACAATCATGATTGGTGTTAGTTTATTCAATTGGTACAA atacCAAAAActgaagaagggtaaaaacagTGAAGATGACAGTGTGGGACCACTCACTGCAAATGTTTCTGCTAAGTATGTGATTATTGAGGAGGATGAACATGATGATGGTGCTTGA